A window from Desulfomicrobium escambiense DSM 10707 encodes these proteins:
- a CDS encoding aldehyde ferredoxin oxidoreductase family protein — protein sequence MNGWTGRIIDIDLTAKEVRELPLDRELAVYFLGGRGLNSKVLFDRIAPGIDPLAPENVYCIAPGPLSGTVLGMTSRMEVSTLSPYSGILGDGNAGERFASVMKHARADQIIITGRAAFPRYLLITPDSAELLDARDLWGKDTWQTTDLLLARHGSKASVACIGQAGENLVRFASTIVDKYASAARGSGAVLGSKNLKAVVVLGDHRVTLADPDTFRELARLDREYFARDDFQRNVASRYGSHHGVVNWRPGFRNYSKYLESGEVPSQLRPEAWKQFETGRTGCGNCPVRCKNVYEIPSGARKGEHGEALEYESIFCMGTNCGVTDPVAIMEMSNLGDIYGLDVIPLGNTMALAKDLFARGILTREMTGGLDLSWDNVADQVELVHLTALREGFGNLLAEGMLSMAKRIGPEALRYCYHVKGLSRGPYPAGLFALAHATSTRGADHLRGRSWAYGENDPDLYPKLQASGAMHADMDDPVQAIILSERVCTLADSVGRCKGAVNSWANALPLAWKEPLFGGLARLLTAATGEAFDEDSLIRAADRIYTLEKAFNARRGITRVHDAIPLNPDLFSPEDMAREKARHNAMLDRYYALLGQDPATGIPTRERMEELGLGAEAARLHAEGPYRQWDGPRLWPPQSYPRGGSRA from the coding sequence ATGAACGGCTGGACCGGACGGATCATCGACATTGACCTGACGGCGAAGGAGGTGCGCGAGCTGCCCCTCGACCGGGAGCTGGCCGTGTACTTCCTCGGAGGCAGGGGCCTCAACTCCAAGGTTCTCTTCGACCGCATCGCACCCGGGATCGATCCCCTCGCCCCGGAAAACGTGTACTGCATCGCCCCCGGCCCTCTGTCCGGGACGGTACTGGGCATGACCAGCCGCATGGAGGTCTCCACCCTCTCGCCCTACTCGGGCATCCTGGGCGACGGCAACGCCGGCGAGCGTTTCGCCTCGGTCATGAAACACGCCCGGGCGGACCAGATCATCATCACGGGCCGCGCCGCCTTCCCCCGCTACCTGCTGATCACGCCGGACTCGGCCGAGCTTCTCGACGCCCGCGACCTCTGGGGCAAGGACACCTGGCAGACCACGGACCTGCTCCTGGCCAGACACGGGTCAAAGGCTTCGGTGGCCTGCATCGGCCAGGCCGGGGAAAACCTGGTGCGTTTCGCCTCGACCATCGTCGACAAGTACGCCTCGGCCGCCCGGGGCAGCGGCGCGGTCCTGGGCTCCAAGAACCTCAAGGCCGTGGTGGTCCTGGGCGACCACCGCGTGACCCTGGCCGATCCCGACACGTTCAGGGAACTGGCCAGACTCGACCGGGAATATTTCGCGCGCGACGACTTTCAGCGCAATGTGGCCAGCCGCTACGGCTCGCACCACGGCGTGGTGAATTGGCGGCCTGGATTCCGCAACTACTCGAAATACCTGGAGTCTGGAGAGGTGCCGTCCCAGCTGCGGCCCGAGGCCTGGAAGCAGTTCGAGACGGGCCGCACGGGCTGCGGCAACTGCCCCGTGCGCTGCAAGAACGTCTACGAGATTCCGTCGGGCGCGAGAAAGGGCGAGCACGGCGAGGCCCTGGAGTACGAATCCATCTTCTGCATGGGCACCAACTGCGGCGTGACGGACCCCGTGGCCATCATGGAGATGAGCAATCTGGGCGACATCTACGGACTCGACGTCATCCCCCTCGGCAACACCATGGCCCTGGCCAAGGACCTCTTCGCCCGCGGCATCCTGACCCGTGAGATGACGGGCGGACTGGACCTGTCCTGGGACAACGTCGCCGACCAGGTGGAACTCGTGCACCTCACGGCCCTGCGCGAAGGCTTCGGCAACCTCCTGGCCGAAGGCATGCTGTCCATGGCCAAACGCATCGGCCCCGAGGCCCTGCGCTACTGCTACCACGTCAAGGGCCTGAGCCGCGGCCCTTACCCGGCCGGCCTCTTCGCCCTGGCCCACGCCACCTCCACCCGCGGGGCCGACCACCTGCGCGGCCGCAGCTGGGCCTACGGCGAGAACGACCCCGACCTCTACCCCAAGCTGCAGGCTTCGGGCGCCATGCACGCCGACATGGACGACCCGGTCCAGGCCATCATCCTGTCCGAGCGGGTCTGCACCCTGGCCGACAGCGTGGGCCGCTGCAAGGGCGCGGTCAATTCCTGGGCCAACGCCCTGCCCCTGGCCTGGAAGGAGCCCCTCTTCGGCGGCCTGGCCCGCCTGCTGACCGCCGCCACGGGAGAAGCGTTCGACGAGGATAGCCTCATCCGCGCCGCGGACCGCATCTACACCCTGGAAAAGGCCTTCAACGCGCGCAGGGGCATCACGCGGGTCCACGACGCCATCCCCCTGAACCCCGACCTGTTCAGCCCCGAGGACATGGCACGGGAAAAGGCCAGGCACAACGCCATGCTCGATCGCTACTACGCCCTGCTGGGACAGGATCCGGCGACGGGCATCCCCACCCGGGAGCGCATGGAGGAACTGGGACTCGGGGCCGAGGCCGCCAGGCTGCACGCCGAAGGCCCCTACCGCCAGTGGGACGGACCGCGGCTCTGGCCGCCGCAGAGCTATCCCCGCGGCGGCAGCCGCGCCTGA
- a CDS encoding manganese efflux pump MntP family protein, whose protein sequence is MSLVELLAVSVALAMDAFAVAIAAGVALKVVTRRQTFRLAWHFGLFQAAMPVIGWFGGLLVRDYFLRFGHWIAFALLLYIGGHMLWEGLHHDEDDTCQDPTVGSRLIMLSVATSIDALAVGFTLAMLAVPIWFPAAVIGVVAFCFTAAGLHLGMLLGCQTRLGQHAEVLGGVVLLGIGAKILWQAL, encoded by the coding sequence ATGTCTTTAGTCGAATTACTGGCCGTGTCCGTGGCCCTGGCCATGGACGCCTTTGCCGTGGCCATCGCGGCCGGCGTGGCCCTCAAGGTCGTGACCCGCCGCCAGACCTTCCGCCTGGCCTGGCACTTCGGTCTGTTCCAGGCCGCCATGCCCGTCATCGGCTGGTTCGGCGGCCTGCTGGTGCGCGACTACTTCCTGCGCTTCGGGCACTGGATCGCCTTTGCCCTGCTCCTCTATATCGGAGGACACATGCTCTGGGAAGGTCTGCACCACGACGAGGACGACACCTGCCAGGACCCGACCGTGGGCTCGCGCCTGATCATGCTGTCCGTGGCCACAAGCATCGACGCCCTGGCCGTGGGCTTCACCCTGGCCATGCTCGCCGTCCCCATCTGGTTCCCCGCGGCCGTCATCGGCGTGGTGGCCTTCTGCTTCACGGCAGCCGGTCTGCATCTGGGCATGCTGCTCGGCTGCCAGACCCGTCTCGGACAGCACGCGGAAGTGCTCGGCGGCGTCGTGCTCCTGGGCATCGGTGCCAAGATCCTGTGGCAGGCCCTGTGA